Part of the Candidatus Bathyarchaeota archaeon genome, TGGACCATAAGCAGCAGTGGTTTCATATTCGGGACCATCAACTTCTGTTTCTTCTCCGTTGATTTCAATAAGCGTTCTCCTTCCACAACCAATAGTACATCCAGCACAAGCATATTTTAAAACTACAAATTGTTCTTTTAATGCCCTTCCTGTTAGATCTTCAGCTATAAATTCGGTATTAGTAAAGTAATTTGCGGGGACATCTCCTAGTACCATACCCATATCTGTATAAATCAAAGTTCCATAGTGAGAAAACATATTTGTAGCAAAAGGAATCATTACCTTTTCTGTTGCATCCATTCCATGAGTTCTCAATTGTTCCTTATCAGAATAATCGATCGGCTGACCACCTTTAAGTACTATAGCTTTGAGCTTTTTTGCTCCCATAATTGCTCCTAATCCACATCTTCCTGCTGCTCTTCCTTCATCATTAATTATTGCTGCATATTTGACTAAGTTTTCACCTGCTTTCCCAATGCATGCAACTCGTAGCTTTTCATCATTTAGCAAATCTTTTATTGATTCTGTAGTCTCTTGGGTATTTTTACCCCATAGAGGTTCAGCACCTTTTATCTCTATTTCTCCATTACTAATATATATTAATTTAGGTGTATCAGACTCACCAGTTATTATTATTGCATCATACCCGCTTCTTTTCAAGGCTATAGGAAAAAATCCTCCTGAGGTCGCTTCACCCCAAATTCCCGTTAGTGGAGAAATCCCACTAACACAATATCTGCTGCTAGAAGGTGTAGCAGTTCCTGTTAATGGGCCAGTCGCAAAAATTATAGGGTTTATACTCGATAAAGGATTTTCTTTTAAAACTTCGTAATCACTTTCAGACAGAAAATCATAAGTAAGTTTAGCTGATAACCCTGCTCCACCCAAATACTCTTCTACAATTTTTGGGTCAAGATCCTTTATGTCGATTTTTGATGTACTCAAATTAATATATGCGATTTTACCATTATATCCGTATAATTTACTCATTTTTTAATCCTCCTAACTATAAAATAAATTCAATAAATCTTCCATTTTGTTCTCATATGTAATTTCTAAT contains:
- a CDS encoding aldehyde ferredoxin oxidoreductase family protein; this translates as MSKLYGYNGKIAYINLSTSKIDIKDLDPKIVEEYLGGAGLSAKLTYDFLSESDYEVLKENPLSSINPIIFATGPLTGTATPSSSRYCVSGISPLTGIWGEATSGGFFPIALKRSGYDAIIITGESDTPKLIYISNGEIEIKGAEPLWGKNTQETTESIKDLLNDEKLRVACIGKAGENLVKYAAIINDEGRAAGRCGLGAIMGAKKLKAIVLKGGQPIDYSDKEQLRTHGMDATEKVMIPFATNMFSHYGTLIYTDMGMVLGDVPANYFTNTEFIAEDLTGRALKEQFVVLKYACAGCTIGCGRRTLIEINGEETEVDGPEYETTAAYGPLCGIYNFKPIILADHACNLEGVDTISSGVSIAFLIYLVENNIATTEIAKFLDKIPIEEIRWGKEETVLKLLNKIIMREGIGDLLAEGVKKMAEKLGVDPGLAAHVKGLEMPMHDPRAYLGQALSYMTSCTGANHNKGDFYNIDGDAASYSKIRKKDRFTVNKREKAVIAYQDLTNIYDSAVICNFTHINEVVLTRLLKASTGIESFGSSGTLYKIGERASNLKRLISCKLGCKREDDYLPKILSTALETGGSAGIAIDLEENLKEYYNKRGWDWETGFPKKETLEKLGITKS